ATCAGCGCGCATGGACCCGTGCCGCCGAACTCCGCGACCTGCTCGCGACAGGCCTGAACAGGGCCGGCCCCCAGAGCCGCAATACAGCAGCCCAGAGAGTCCAGGATGTGGATTGGCAACTCCCTACGAGAGTCGGCCGAGAGGTCGTCGAAGGAAGCACGAGCGGCATACTTGGCGAGTGCTTCAACCTGGGTCATGATCGGGTTCCTCCGTTTTTGGTGTGTGAGTTCATTTCTGTTACTCAGCGCGTAGTTCAGCTTCGCAAAGGCAACGTTTAAATCTCTCCAAAGCAATCCCCGAACATCGGAAGACCACTCTTCGATGAAGCTCGATTCGCCTCCTCCTGAATCACGTCCCAATGCTCAGCCAGGACACCGTTTTCAACCCGCACGATGTCCACCACGATCCAGTTTGGCATGCCAGGACCACGCCCCGAGAATCGACCGTGCAGCATCAAGAAATCTCCATTTGCCAGGATCAACTGATTTTCGTATTTCAGCGTCGCCGGTGCATTCTTAACCAGGTCGAACAGTCCGTCTCGTCCAGGCGGAATATGGGCGCTATGCTGGATATATTTGGGAGACCAATAGCGTTCTGCCAGTGGGTAATCGCGTTTGTTAAACAGCGTTGCAAACGCATCAAGCACCAAGATCTTATTTTTCTCTTCGATAGATTGATTCATT
Above is a genomic segment from Pedosphaera parvula Ellin514 containing:
- a CDS encoding nuclear transport factor 2 family protein; translated protein: MNQSIEEKNKILVLDAFATLFNKRDYPLAERYWSPKYIQHSAHIPPGRDGLFDLVKNAPATLKYENQLILANGDFLMLHGRFSGRGPGMPNWIVVDIVRVENGVLAEHWDVIQEEANRASSKSGLPMFGDCFGEI